CGTTTGGAAATTAACCTTGAGCGAGCCGGTTGAGCATGAGGCGGGCTGCTGCGATGTCGATCATCGTCTCTGACGTCTGTACACGGTACTCATAGTCCTTGCTAAGCCGACGATTGCGACCGAGCCAGGCGAAGCTGCGCTCGACGATCCAAGTCAAGCCCGTGATCTTGAAGGCGCGCTGACGACGCTTGACGATCTGCAGCCGCCAACCTTGCTGTTCTGCCAGCGCGCGGGAGAGTTTCTTGCTCTCATGACCCGCGTCGGCGATGATGGTGGTGATCGCCGGAAAGAGCGCGCGCAATCCGTTTGTCAGCAAGGCACCGGCGCGCCGATCCGAAACATCGGCAGCTTCGACGCGGTTGGCGATCGGCAGGCCGAGCGTGTCGACCAGAATGTGACGCTTTCTGCCCTTCACCCGCTTGAAGGCGTCAAAACC
This window of the Chelatococcus sp. HY11 genome carries:
- a CDS encoding IS5 family transposase; this translates as MGGSQYVSNVTDEQWSIVEPLLPKASRRGRRRRISLRAVLDAIFYLLRTGCQWRQLPRDFPAWNTVYWYFRSWQRTGIWVCLQRELYRLTRLRAGRAECPTVVIMDGQSVKTTEVGGTRGFDAFKRVKGRKRHILVDTLGLPIANRVEAADVSDRRAGALLTNGLRALFPAITTIIADAGHESKKLSRALAEQQGWRLQIVKRRQRAFKITGLTWIVERSFAWLGRNRRLSKDYEYRVQTSETMIDIAAARLMLNRLAQG